The genomic interval TCGGGAAAACTCAGTGAGGTCAAGGAGTACATGCTAAAGAACAAGGTGGACCTCGCCATCTTTGACGACGAATTGAGCCCCTCCCAACTTCGAAACATCGAGAAGTTCTTGGAGAAAGGAGTTTTGGACCGAACCAACCTGATCTTGGACATCTTTGCTGGACGTGCTCAGACGAGCTATGCGCGCACCCAAGTGGAGCTGGCCCAGTACGAGTACTTGCTGCCGCGATTGACCCGGATGTGGACGCACTTGGAACGTCAGCGCGGGGGTATCGGTCTTCGGGGTCCAGGGGAAACGGAGATCGAAACCGACCGCCGGATTGTGCGGGACAAAATTGCCCTGCTCAAGAAAAAATTGCAGAAGGTGGACAAACAAATGGCCACCCAGCGAAAGAATCGTGGAGCCCTAGTTCGCGTCGCCCTAGTAGGATACACCAACGTCGGCAAGTCCACGCTGATGAACCTGCTTTCCAAATCGGACGTGTTTGCCGAGAACAAGCTCTTTGCCACCTTGGACACCACAGTCCGAAAGGTCGTGATTGGCAACCTCCCCTTCCTTTTGAGCGATACGGTCGGATTCATCCGCAAGCTGCCCACCCAACTCGTAGAGTCCTTTAAAAGTACGCTCGATGAGGTGCGCGAAGCCGATCTCTTGATGCACGTGGTCGACATCAGTCATCCGAACTTCGAAGAGCACATCGCTTCGGTGAACCAGATCATCGCGGAGATCAAGGCGGCCGATAAGCCCACCCTGATGATCTTCAATAAGATCGATGCTTATTCATATGTGGAGAAGGAGGAAGATGACTTGACGCCCAAAACCAAGGAGAACTGGTCCTTGGAAGACTGGCGCAAGACCTGGATGGCGCGTCAAGACGTGGAGTCCATGTTCATCTCCGCCACGGAGAAAGAGAATATCGATGACTTGCGCGAGCGCATGTATGAGCGCGTGAAGGAGATTCACGCCAAGCGCTATCCCTACAATTCCTATTTATATTGATTTAAACGGTGATGCCGGATCGCTTCAACAAGCCTTCCTCTGCGATGAGCTTGATGCCGTGATCGTCCACTCCGATGAGGCCTTCGTCTTCAAACTGCTTGAGCAGGCGATAAATCGTGGTGCGTGTGGTGCAGATGAGGTTGGCCAAATCCCGCGGCGTAAAGCGCACGCTAAGGTGTCCATCAGGTTCGGTGCCGAACTTCTTGCCCAAGGTCAACAAGGATCCCGCGAGCCGCTGTGCGCTTGGCTGCTGGATCAAGTTGGTGGCTCGCATTTCAAGTTCGCTGAGCGCTTCGTCCATCTGACGCATTAAGGCATAGCTGATGTTGGGGTTTTGAGCCAGTGAAGCCAGGAATTCCCCTTTGTAGATCAAGATGGCTTTAACCTCGCTCAGTGCCTGGGCCTGTTTGGTATGAACCCCTGTGCCCAACAGATCAGATAGACCGAGAACACCCCCGGCAATGTGGATGCCTGAAATGGTGTCGCTTTGTGGGCCGGGAACCACGGTTTTCAGATGGCCGTGCCAAATCAAGTAGATCCCGCGGACGTCGTCGTCTAGGTGAAAAAGCATATCACCGGGCTGCAGATCCAGCTCCTGTCCTTGCTCGGAGCAGAAACGAAAGACCTCCTCGTCAGCCCAGTCAAAGACCTCTAAAAAGGGGGATGCATTTTGCCAGTGGTTCCGCGACATGATAATACCTCAGGTTCGAAACCAAATGTAGAACTACCCCAAAGGGAGTTAAATGACATACGTCAGGTGAAAAGATGATAATAGTTTCACTCAGGTGCTCAGTCGTA from Cryomorphaceae bacterium carries:
- the hflX gene encoding GTPase HflX, with amino-acid sequence MIETGRKTQGASTAVLIGIINFEQDEVQVKEYLDELEFLTLTAGAETLKRFTQKIDIPNPKTFIGSGKLSEVKEYMLKNKVDLAIFDDELSPSQLRNIEKFLEKGVLDRTNLILDIFAGRAQTSYARTQVELAQYEYLLPRLTRMWTHLERQRGGIGLRGPGETEIETDRRIVRDKIALLKKKLQKVDKQMATQRKNRGALVRVALVGYTNVGKSTLMNLLSKSDVFAENKLFATLDTTVRKVVIGNLPFLLSDTVGFIRKLPTQLVESFKSTLDEVREADLLMHVVDISHPNFEEHIASVNQIIAEIKAADKPTLMIFNKIDAYSYVEKEEDDLTPKTKENWSLEDWRKTWMARQDVESMFISATEKENIDDLRERMYERVKEIHAKRYPYNSYLY
- a CDS encoding Crp/Fnr family transcriptional regulator — encoded protein: MSRNHWQNASPFLEVFDWADEEVFRFCSEQGQELDLQPGDMLFHLDDDVRGIYLIWHGHLKTVVPGPQSDTISGIHIAGGVLGLSDLLGTGVHTKQAQALSEVKAILIYKGEFLASLAQNPNISYALMRQMDEALSELEMRATNLIQQPSAQRLAGSLLTLGKKFGTEPDGHLSVRFTPRDLANLICTTRTTIYRLLKQFEDEGLIGVDDHGIKLIAEEGLLKRSGITV